One part of the Rhodothermales bacterium genome encodes these proteins:
- a CDS encoding MFS transporter: MSLLITLLVVSGTFLGMAALYGIQPLLPLLSRSLAISETASASLITWSLLAMAVGPLVSGWAMQHMAPRRLLRVCLLLLGLSELAFASGLGFGMLKLVRLFEGLLISGLLAATMTYIIVVSKTIRQTMGYYVAASVAGGLCGRIVAGFLSQSQPWPSYFLLLGGVTLAVGALTSLLPAEPASEPRTVRPGSLRGYLDTLQDTRLMRLYGIVFLGFFAMTGLLNYMPFRLEALDPAIGQGRISLYYLGFLLGLVVSVNAPRIAEAIGGLWPTIVTSLLVMAAGAMLAVVPAVEAMFIG; this comes from the coding sequence ATGTCGCTCCTAATTACCCTTCTGGTTGTTTCGGGCACGTTCCTCGGGATGGCCGCCCTGTACGGGATCCAGCCTTTGCTTCCGTTATTGAGCCGGTCCCTGGCGATTTCCGAAACGGCGTCGGCGTCACTCATCACCTGGAGTTTGCTGGCCATGGCCGTCGGGCCGCTGGTATCGGGGTGGGCGATGCAGCACATGGCGCCGCGCCGGCTGTTGCGTGTGTGCCTGCTGCTGCTGGGCCTTAGTGAACTGGCGTTTGCGTCGGGGCTGGGGTTCGGGATGCTTAAGCTCGTCCGGCTCTTCGAGGGCTTGCTGATCTCCGGTCTGCTGGCAGCGACGATGACGTATATCATCGTTGTTTCGAAGACGATCCGGCAGACGATGGGGTATTATGTCGCCGCGTCGGTGGCGGGCGGATTGTGCGGGCGCATCGTGGCCGGCTTTCTGTCGCAGTCCCAACCCTGGCCGTCCTATTTCCTGCTGCTGGGTGGTGTGACGCTGGCTGTCGGGGCGCTGACAAGCCTGTTGCCGGCAGAGCCGGCGAGCGAGCCTCGGACCGTCCGGCCCGGCTCATTGCGCGGCTACCTGGATACGCTGCAGGACACCCGCCTCATGCGCCTCTACGGGATTGTCTTCCTCGGTTTTTTTGCGATGACCGGGCTGCTGAACTATATGCCCTTTCGGCTCGAAGCGCTCGATCCCGCGATCGGTCAGGGTCGCATCTCCCTCTATTATCTCGGCTTTTTGCTGGGCCTTGTGGTCTCGGTGAATGCGCCCCGCATCGCCGAGGCCATCGGGGGGCTGTGGCCTACCATCGTGACGAGCCTGCTGGTGATGGCGGCCGGGGCGATGCTTGCGGTCGTGCCGGCCGTTGAAGCGATGTTTATCGGGTGA
- a CDS encoding HAD family phosphatase — translation MKPVLSALDAVIFDMDGVIIDSEPLHERTATMVFTAHGMAVPADLFEAYKGRTDREIVHFMIDNHASRPLDAEALLQERRLLYESYIDELLPVPDVLPFISTIAGSHPLALTTSASRQNQQLAFRKFDLDRYFDVVITSDD, via the coding sequence TTGAAACCCGTACTCAGCGCATTGGATGCCGTCATCTTCGACATGGACGGCGTCATCATCGATTCCGAGCCGCTCCACGAGCGTACGGCTACAATGGTCTTCACGGCCCACGGGATGGCGGTGCCGGCGGATCTGTTTGAAGCCTACAAGGGGCGCACGGATCGCGAAATCGTCCATTTCATGATCGACAACCACGCGAGCCGGCCGCTCGACGCCGAGGCCCTGCTCCAGGAACGCCGGCTGCTGTACGAGTCGTACATCGACGAACTCCTCCCCGTGCCCGACGTCCTCCCGTTCATCTCGACCATCGCCGGCAGCCACCCGCTGGCGCTGACGACGTCCGCCTCGCGCCAGAACCAACAGCTCGCGTTTCGGAAGTTCGATCTGGATCGCTACTTTGATGTCGTCATCACATCCGATGACAT